CTCTCCACCAAAGAAATACCATGATAATGCTGCAATAATAGCTAATGTCATAACTATAGGAACAAAGTATCCTGAAATAATATCTGCTAATTTTGCTATTGGAGCCTTAGATCCTTGAGCTTCTTCTACTACTTTTATTATTTGAGATAAAGTCGTATCTTTTCCTACCCTAGTAGCCTTATATTGAATTCTTCCATTTTTATTTAAACTACCGCCAATAATATTAGATCCAATCTCTTTTTCAACTGGAATACTTTCACCTGTAAGCATCGACTCATCTATAGATGTTTCACCTAATATAACTACCCCATCTACCGGTATCTTTTCTCCTGGTTTAACTACAATAATATCTCCTACTTTTATATCTTCAAACTTAACTTTCTTTTCAATATTGTCTTTTAAAATTGTAGCTTCCTTAGGTGATAAATCTATAAGCTTTTTAATAGCATCTTTAGTTCTTCCTTTTGCTATAGATTCTAGATACTTCCCTAGAGTTATTAATGCCAATATTACCCCAGCTGATTCGTAATAGAGATTCATTGTATGAACCCCAGTATATATTCTAATGGTATTAAATAAAGAATATATAAATGCTGCTGATGTTCCCATTGCTATCAATGAATCCATATTCGGTGATAACTTCACTATATTCTTAAATCCATGTATAAAGTAACTTCTTCCCACTATTATTACTGGAATAACTAATATTAATTGTATAGTTGCAAATACTGATAAATGGTTCATCGCTATCTTGTCTAATGCAGGAATAAACATAGGAACCATCGCTATTAATAATAGTGGAATAGCAAATATCATCGATAATATTAATCTTGATTTCATTTCATTTAATATTTCTTCTGGACTTTTACTTTTTTCCTCTAACTCTAATGCTTTATATCCCTTTTTATCAATAGCCTCTTTAATTCTATCTATTGATACTTCTTTATTATTAAAATCAACTAATAACCTTTCTGTAGAAAGATTTACTGTTGCCTCATTTATACCTGGTAACTTTTTTACTGTTCTTTCCACAGCTTTTACACAAGCAGCGCAAGTCATTCCTTCTATTTTTAATTCTTTTTTCATCTAATTCTCCTTACTTTCCTAAAAGTTTACCTAATATATCTATAACTTCATCTATTTTCTCTTCTGCATTATCCTCATGCATTGCTTCTTTAACACAATGATTTAAATGATTCTTTAATATCATACTATTAGATTTTTTTAATAAACCTTGAGCAGATATTATTTGATTAGATATATCAATACAATATCTTTCATCTTCAATCATCTTTATTATTCCATCTATCTGCCCTCTACAAGTCTTTAAGCATTGTAAAATCATTTTTTTATCTTTATTCATATTTCCTCCTACATAATACCCCCCTCCTATGGGGGGTGTGTAACTTAATGATACCACTTTATCTTATTTTGTCAATAATATTATTTATAAATACGAATTTTATATAGAAATTCTGTCAATAATTTACCAAGAGGTGATATTATGATGGAAAATAAAAAACTATCTAAAAATACTTTAAATCTATTACTAGCTTTATCTCTATTCTTTATAGATGGAATTCTATTAGCATTATTAATCTATATAAATCTATAATATTTTTAATGATAAGTTTGTTATGATTATACAATTATGATATAATAAATTTCTCTAAACCTATATTTACTAACAATAA
Above is a genomic segment from Clostridium bornimense containing:
- a CDS encoding metal-sensing transcriptional repressor; translated protein: MNKDKKMILQCLKTCRGQIDGIIKMIEDERYCIDISNQIISAQGLLKKSNSMILKNHLNHCVKEAMHEDNAEEKIDEVIDILGKLLGK